In Strix uralensis isolate ZFMK-TIS-50842 chromosome 7, bStrUra1, whole genome shotgun sequence, the following proteins share a genomic window:
- the ATP5MK gene encoding ATP synthase F(0) complex subunit k, mitochondrial — protein sequence MAGHDSGSQHQFTGFQKYFNSYTITGRRNYVIATYTSIAMLILYFKLRPKKKTPAVADK from the exons ATGGCTGGCCATGACTCGGGATCTCAACACCAGTTCACTGGATTTCAGAAATACTTCAATTCCTATACCATCACAGGCAGGAGGAAT TATGTAATAGCAACGTACACAAGTATTGCAATGCTCATCTTGTATTTCAAGCTTAGACCTAAAAAGAAAACTCCTGCTGTGGCAGATAAGTAA